TTCAATCGGATAATCAAGCTCTTCATAATAAAACTGAATATACTTCCCAATCACTTTAGTGTCACTTACTGTAAAACGGATTGGATAGCCTGTACTCTCTTGAAGATATTCTAACATTGTCTCATCATTCGGCCATGCAGTTGCTACGACAAGAACACCTTCATCTACTTTTAAAGGTAACACCATATTTAAAATAGCGAACTCACTCTCAATCAACTTCAATGCCTCTCTCATAGGGACATAACTATCTAAATCAATATATTCAAGATTGTGCAAAAGGGCAATAGCGTGCGCCAATTCATCTGTTGTAACAAAATTAAGTTTTACAAGAATTTCACCAAGGACTTCATTTGTTGCTTTTTGCACATGTAGCGCCGCTTCGAGCTGTTCTTGGGAAACAGTTTGCATCTCTTTTAAAATCTCGCCGATAATCTGAGCTCTCATCATCTGTACCTTTACATGTAATAAAGGTTATTATACAATATTATTTGTTAAATAATATTTTACAATGTTGCTTTAAAGAGTTTTTAAAATAGACTTAGCTAGATTTAGAGCTTTTGAGCGGTGTGATAATTTTTTCTTAACTTCATCATCCAGCTCTCCTAAAGTTTTATTAAAACCTAATGGAATAAACATAGGATCGTATCCAAATCCGCTATCTCCGATTGCTTCATTTATGGCTGTGCCGTGCATCCATCCATGAACACAATACTCCCCATTTTTTGTAACTATCGCTATTGCCGCGGTATAGTGGGCAGGCGATGAGCTGACATTTTTATCTTTTATATCCTTAATAAGTTTATATAAATTGTCTTTGTCGTTTGCATCTTTGCCTGCATGTCTTGCGCTGTAGATACCAGGCTTTCCATCAAGAACATCAACACTTATCCCGCTATCATCGGCTATAACTATAACGTCATCATCATTTAATGCTTTAAAAACCGCTCTTGCTTTTATTAGAGCATTCTCCTTGAAACTATTACCATCTTCTATAATTTCAAACTCTTCCATAAGTTCAGAGTATGGAATGACTTCATAATCCTCACAAAGCGCTTTTATCTCTCTTACTTTACCTTTGTTTGACGTAGCCAATACCAACTTCACATACAATCCTTACAGTTTACTTTATTTACTAACTTTTTCAATCTACAAAGTTAGTGTAAACAATCTTTTAAATATAATATCACCATTATATAATATTTAAGGTATCAAATGTTTAAAAAAGTCTTTCCCCTCTCAGCAATTCTTTCTCTTAGATTCTTAGGTTTATTTTTAGTTTTGCCGGTTATATCTGTATACGCTCTGGGTCTAGAAAATTCTACACCACTTTTAGTTGGAGTCGTCGTCGGCGGATACGCACTAACTCAAGCAATCTTTCAAGTCCCCTTTGGAACAATGAGTGATAAAATAGGAAGAAAACCCACCCTTCTTGTTGGTCTTCTTATATTCTTAATTGGTTCGGTAGTATGTGCATACTCTACTGATATTTACACTCTTATGATTGGTCGTTTTCTTCAGGGTGCCGGTGCAATCGGCTCTGTAATAACAGCTATGATTTCTGATTTAGTTGAGGAAGAGATTCGCGGCAAAGCGATGGCTATAATGGGTGGAACAATTGCTCTTAGTTTTGCTCTTGCTATGGGTCTTGGTCCAGTAATTGGAGCTAAGTATGGAGTAGAATCTTTATTTATAATCACTGCTGTTTTAGCAGTTTTTGCTATTGTTCTTCTTTTTACAAAAGTGCCGACTCCTCCGAGAATCAAACATATTTACCACGCAACGGCAAAAACTTCTGATATTTTAAAAGACTCTAATCTTTTAAATATGATTGTAATTAATGCAATGCAAAAAGGTCTTATGACAGTTGCTTTTGTTCTTATCCCTATTATTCTTACTAGCACAGACTTTGCTTGGGAGAAGTCTGACCTCTATATGGCTTATCTTCCAGCTATGATTTTTGGCTTAGTTGCTATGGGTCCAGCTGCCGTTTTTGGCGAAAAGTACAACAAACCAAAACAGATATTTTTAATCTCTATAGTTATGTTTATTGGCTCATTTTTAATTATGGGACTTACAGCTGACAGTACTGTTTTTGTAGTTGGTGTCGTGATGTTTTTTATCGGTTTCAATATGATGGAGCCTCTAGTACAGTCAATGATTACAAAGTTTGCAAAAGTTCACCAAAAAGGTGCAGCTCTTGGAATTTCAAACTCCGTTGCATATTTTGCTACATTCATCGGCGGTACATCTGCTGGACTTCTCTTGGGAATCAGTGACAGAGAGACAATAGGTATATCTGTAGCTGTTATAGCAACTCTATGGCTTTTGTGGACACTTAAACTTCAAAACCCGACCAAGCACTCTCATCTCTATCTTCCGCAGGATAATGTAGATATTAAAAAATTGACAAGCATTGAAAACGAGCATATTGCCGAGTGGTATATAAACGATAGTGAAAATATAGTTGTTGTAAAATATGTAACAGGTGCTATAACGCAAGAAGATTTAAAAACTAAAATCTCTAAATAAATTGTTGTAATTTGCTGGTATACTAACACTTATGGATAAAGGGCAAATAACACTAAAAACTATATTTAATCTCATTTTAGATAAAAAACCAGCTCTTATTTATGGGCAGGTAATAACTCTACTTGCTATACTAGTAAGTATCCCTGTTCCACTTATGCTTCCTATAATGGTTGATGAAATTCTTTTAAACAAGCCATCTTATTTTGTTAACAGCATAAACTATTTTGTTGGTGAAACAACACCATTTTACTATATAGCCTTGGTAACTTTTGCAGTTATATTTTTACGGTTTGTTTACTATGCTTTTGGTGTTGTAATAACAAAAATATTTACAAAAATATCAAAATATGTCACATTCATGATACGAACAAGACTACTGCAACATTTAAAAGTAACTTCCATGAATGAGTATGAAACATTAGGAAGCGGAGCTATAACTTCAAACTTAGTGACTGATGTGAATACTCTTGACAGTTTTATTATGACAAGCGTAAGTCGTTTTGTCTCTTCCGTTTTAACACTTTTAGCTGTTGGCATTGTAATGATTGCAATTGACCCTATTTTGGGAGTTCTAATTTTAATAATTCAGCCGCTTATTATGCTACTGAGTAAAAAGATGTCAAAAATTGTAGGTGCTTTAAAAAAAGAAGAGAATGAATCAATAGAGGCTTTTCAGAATAATGTTGGTGAGACACTAGAGCTTTATGGACAAATAAAAGCAAGCAACAAAGAAAACTACTTTTTCTCTAGTGCAATAGCACAAGCGCAAGATATTCAAAAAACTTCAAATGAATATGGATACAAAAGTATTGCTTATGAAAAACTATCATACACAATATTTTTGGTAATGTTTGAACTCTTGCGTGCCTCTGGTCTTCTTTTAGTTGCTTATAGTGATTTAAGCATAGGTATGATGTTCGCCATGTTTGGATATATTTGGTTTATAATGACTCCTGTTCAGGATATACTTTCTATGCAGTACAGTTATGCATCCGCAATGGCAGCGTTAAAACGTATAAATAAAATCCTTACTTTAAAAACTGAACATACAGGAAGTAAAACTATAGATTCAAAACAAGTAGATATATCTTTAAAAAATTTAAACTTCTCTTATGCGCTGGGGAAAAACACACTTCAAGATATCTCTTTAGATATAAAAGCTGGCTCTAAAATCGCTCTAATCGGGGCAAGCGGGAGTGGAAAAACTACTCTTGCCCAGATTATTTCAGGTTTTTATGAAAAAAATAGCGGTTCTCTTACTTACAATAATATAGAGATGCAAAATTTGGATAAAACTTCATTAAGAGAAAAAATATTTTTAGTTTTACAAATGCCAATACTATTTAACTCTACTCTTAGATTTAATATTACGATGGGCGATGTAGGCATTAGCGATGAACAGATAAATGAAGCATTACAAATTGCTCAACTCAAAGAGATGGTAGACTCTATGGACAATGGACTAGATACAGTCGTTGGGCATCATGGAGTTA
The sequence above is drawn from the Candidatus Sulfurimonas baltica genome and encodes:
- a CDS encoding MFS transporter is translated as MFKKVFPLSAILSLRFLGLFLVLPVISVYALGLENSTPLLVGVVVGGYALTQAIFQVPFGTMSDKIGRKPTLLVGLLIFLIGSVVCAYSTDIYTLMIGRFLQGAGAIGSVITAMISDLVEEEIRGKAMAIMGGTIALSFALAMGLGPVIGAKYGVESLFIITAVLAVFAIVLLFTKVPTPPRIKHIYHATAKTSDILKDSNLLNMIVINAMQKGLMTVAFVLIPIILTSTDFAWEKSDLYMAYLPAMIFGLVAMGPAAVFGEKYNKPKQIFLISIVMFIGSFLIMGLTADSTVFVVGVVMFFIGFNMMEPLVQSMITKFAKVHQKGAALGISNSVAYFATFIGGTSAGLLLGISDRETIGISVAVIATLWLLWTLKLQNPTKHSHLYLPQDNVDIKKLTSIENEHIAEWYINDSENIVVVKYVTGAITQEDLKTKISK
- the rdgB gene encoding RdgB/HAM1 family non-canonical purine NTP pyrophosphatase, translating into MKLVLATSNKGKVREIKALCEDYEVIPYSELMEEFEIIEDGNSFKENALIKARAVFKALNDDDVIVIADDSGISVDVLDGKPGIYSARHAGKDANDKDNLYKLIKDIKDKNVSSSPAHYTAAIAIVTKNGEYCVHGWMHGTAINEAIGDSGFGYDPMFIPLGFNKTLGELDDEVKKKLSHRSKALNLAKSILKTL
- a CDS encoding ABC transporter ATP-binding protein, producing MDKGQITLKTIFNLILDKKPALIYGQVITLLAILVSIPVPLMLPIMVDEILLNKPSYFVNSINYFVGETTPFYYIALVTFAVIFLRFVYYAFGVVITKIFTKISKYVTFMIRTRLLQHLKVTSMNEYETLGSGAITSNLVTDVNTLDSFIMTSVSRFVSSVLTLLAVGIVMIAIDPILGVLILIIQPLIMLLSKKMSKIVGALKKEENESIEAFQNNVGETLELYGQIKASNKENYFFSSAIAQAQDIQKTSNEYGYKSIAYEKLSYTIFLVMFELLRASGLLLVAYSDLSIGMMFAMFGYIWFIMTPVQDILSMQYSYASAMAALKRINKILTLKTEHTGSKTIDSKQVDISLKNLNFSYALGKNTLQDISLDIKAGSKIALIGASGSGKTTLAQIISGFYEKNSGSLTYNNIEMQNLDKTSLREKIFLVLQMPILFNSTLRFNITMGDVGISDEQINEALQIAQLKEMVDSMDNGLDTVVGHHGVRLSGGQRQRLSIARMIIADPSVVIFDESTSALDVHTEAKLHTAIAPILKDKTVITIAHRLSTVKNVDIIYVLDAGKIVQRGTHKELEEEEGHYIEFVKNQLL